One part of the Vitis riparia cultivar Riparia Gloire de Montpellier isolate 1030 chromosome 6, EGFV_Vit.rip_1.0, whole genome shotgun sequence genome encodes these proteins:
- the LOC117916126 gene encoding WRKY transcription factor WRKY24-like — translation MGSSSGSLETSANSHPLFSFSSFMSTSYSDLLTSADEDPVTTTTGDKGAVGRGLSDRIAERTGSGVPKFKSIPPPSLPISPPPISPSSYFSIPAGLSPAELLDSPVLLSSSNILPSPTTGTFPSQGFNWRSNSNSNQQDVKREDKNYLDFSFQPQARPSTTSASMFQPSTTTITTEQALRGQQPAWSFQEPTKQDSFSSEKTTVKSEFGSYQSFSPEIATIQTNTQSNGNGNNGFQSDYGSYHASSQSIREQRRSEDGYNWRKYGQKQVKGSENPRSYYKCTYPNCPTKKKVERSLEGQVTEIVYKGTHNHPKPQSTRRSSLSSSQTIQASNPPNNEVPDQPFVAHGTGQMDSVATPENSSISMGDDDFEQSSQKSKSGGDDFDEDEPEAKRWKKESENEGISAPGSRTVREPRVVVQTTSDIDILDDGYRWRKYGQKVVKGNPNPRSYYKCTNPGCPVRKHVERASHDLRAVITTYEGKHNHDVPAARGSGSHSVNRPLPLPDTTAAATTNNNMPMAIRPSTMTHLPNNSTTNPLRHVRHPTSEAQAAPFTLEMLQSPDGFGFSNFGNSMATYMNQPQHQDNVFSRTKEEPRDDMLFESLLC, via the exons ATGGGTTCTTCCTCTGGGAGCTTAGAGACCTCTGCAAACTCGCATCcccttttctctttctcctctTTCATGTCCACTTCCTACTCCGACCTCCTCACGTCCGCCGACGAGGATCCCGTCACCACCACCACTGGTGACAAGGGTGCCGTGGGGAGGGGGCTTTCGGATCGAATTGCAGAGAGGACGGGGTCCGGAGTGCCGAAGTTCAAGTCAATTCCTCCGCCTTCGCTGCCCATCTCCCCGCCTCCGATCTCTCCTTCTTCTTACTTTTCTATTCCTGCAGGGTTGAGCCCAGCTGAACTTCTCGACTCGCCTGTGCTTCTCTCCTCTTCTAAC ATTCTGCCTTCTCCGACAACAGGAACTTTTCCATCTCAGGGCTTCAATTGGAGGAGTAATTCGAACAGCAACCAGCAGGATGTCAAAAGGGAAGATAAAAACTACCTAGATTTTTCGTTCCAACCCCAGGCAAGGCCTTCCACGACTTCAGCAAGCATGTTTCAGCCTTCAACCACCACGATTACTACT GAACAAGCCTTGAGAGGACAGCAACCAGCTTGGAGTTTTCAAGAACCAACCAAGCAAGATAGTTTTTCATCAGAAAAAACTACGGTGAAATCTGAATTTGGTTCCTACCAGAGCTTCTCCCCTGAGATTGCCACGATCCAAACTAACACTCAGAGCAACGGAAACGGCAACAATGGATTCCAATCGGATTATGGCAGTTACCACGCATCATCTCAGTCAATTAGAGAGCAGAGAAGATCAGAGGACGGGTACAATTGGAGGAAATATGGGCAGAAACAAGTGAAAGGAAGCGAAAACCCGAGAAGCTATTACAAGTGCACATACCCCAATTGCCCAACTAAGAAGAAAGTGGAAAGATCCTTGGAAGGCCAGGTCACTGAGATTGTCTACAAAGGTACTCATAACCATCCCAAGCCTCAGTCTACCAGGAGATCATCATTATCATCTTCTCAAACAATTCAAGCTTCCAATCCTCCCAACAATGAAGTTCCTGATCAGCCATTTGTGGCGCATGGCACTGGACAAATGGATTCCGTTGCAACACCAGAGAATTCATCAATCTCCATGGGGGATGATGACTTTGAGCAGAGCTCTCAGAAGAGTAAATCAGGAGGAGATGACTTCGATGAAGATGAACCTGAGGCCAAAAGATG GAAAAAGGAGAGTGAAAATGAAGGTATATCAGCCCCTGGGAGTAGAACAGTCAGAGAACCTAGAGTTGTTGTTCAAACAACCAGTGACATCGATATCCTCGACGATGGCTATAGATGGAGGAAATATGGACAGAAAGTTGTCAAGGGAAATCCAAATCCCAG GAGCTACTATAAGTGCACGAACCCAGGATGTCCCGTGAGAAAGCATGTCGAGAGAGCCTCCCATGACCTCAGGGCAGTGATAACAACCTATGAGGGGAAGCACAACCATGATGTGCCGGCAGCGCGAGGCAGCGGCAGCCACTCCGTCAACAGGCCATTGCCATTGCCCGACACCACCGCCGCCGCCACCACCAACAACAATATGCCAATGGCAATCAGGCCTTCAACCATGACCCATCTCCCCAACAACTCAACCACCAACCCTCTTCGCCATGTCAGGCACCCCACATCAGAAGCCCAAGCAGCACCCTTCACGCTAGAGATGCTGCAGAGCCCTGATGGCTTCGGATTCTCCAACTTCGGCAACTCCATGGCCACTTACATGAACCAGCCACAGCACCAGGACAATGTGTTCTCCAGAACCAAAGAAGAGCCCAGAGACGACATGTTATTCGAGTCTCTGCTCTGTTGA
- the LOC117916127 gene encoding uncharacterized protein LOC117916127, with the protein MDATAGRRSLLRNILIRTIFCFVALIVIVEFAYVVRIKGRECGSGGFCFSPENPKISSVVVGAHQAAIGEASFDMWTSKQWRKSVDYFSSLFQDLIFEGYLSPDSKSLCIETSTGEDVFALREIGVVDAIGISKKAFPPLVVSGQAYRQPFDNNTFDFEFSSNGGLDRSARPGNFAAEIGRTLKPGGFVVVHTVAAKDAYSFNSFLELFNCCRFIRSRDIDNLDSSVPSIREIVLKKDIEILAHEESSPDRNSFKKCSVPGHKQEIIKNAEPLIEEEPLKPWITLKRNIKNIKYISSMVDVSFKQRYVYVDVGARSYGSSIGSWFKKQYPKQNKTFEIYAIEADKAFHEEYRLKKGVTLLPYAAWLRNETLFFEITRDPGRKVQERGRGMGRIQPVQSSASYAADVDKIQGIDFANWLKSTVSERDFVVMKMDVEGTEFHLIPRLIETGAICLIDEIFLECHYNRWQRCCPGQRSSKFQKTYAQCLDLFSSLRKSGVLVHQWW; encoded by the coding sequence atggaCGCTACTGCAGGGAGGCGCAGCCTTCTTAGGAACATTCTGATACGAACGATCTTCTGCTTTGTTGCTCTCATCGTCATTGTTGAATTTGCTTACGTTGTCAGAATCAAAGGCCGAGAATGCGGTTCTGGAGGTTTCTGTTTCTCTCCGGAGAATCCGAAAATCTCCAGCGTTGTGGTCGGAGCTCACCAGGCCGCTATCGGGGAAGCATCTTTCGATATGTGGACTAGCAAACAATGGCGAAAGAGCGTCGATTACTTCTCTTCTTTGTTTCAAGATTTGATCTTCGAGGGGTATCTCTCGCCGGATTCGAAGTCGCTGTGCATCGAAACGTCAACCGGAGAAGATGTTTTCGCGTTGAGAGAGATCGGAGTTGTTGATGCGATTGGGATTTCGAAGAAGGCGTTTCCACCATTGGTTGTCTCTGGTCAGGCCTATCGCCAGCCTTTCGATAATAACACCTTTGATTTCGAGTTCTCCAGCAACGGCGGTCTTGACCGGTCAGCTCGGCCGGGGAATTTTGCAGCAGAGATTGGTAGGACTCTCAAACCTGGTGGCTTCGTTGTTGTTCACACGGTGGCTGCAAAAGATGCTTATAGCTTCAATTCGTTTCTTGAGTTGTTCAATTGCTGTAGATTCATTAGGTCGCGAGACATAGATAATCTTGATTCATCAGTGCCTTCGATTCGCGAGATTGTTTTAAAGAAAGACATTGAGATTCTTGCGCATGAAGAGTCATCTCCTGATAGGAATTCATTTAAGAAGTGCTCTGTTCCGGGGCATAAACAGGAAATAATCAAGAATGCAGAGCCATTGATCGAAGAAGAGCCATTGAAGCCTTGGATTACATTGAAGAGgaacataaaaaacataaaatatatatcttcTATGGTTGATGTGAGTTTCAAGCAGAGATATGTGTATGTGGATGTTGGAGCTCGGAGCTATGGTTCAAGCATTGGTAGTTGGTTCAAGAAGCAGTACCCGAAACAGAATAAGACTTTTGAAATTTATGCAATTGAGGCCGACAAGGCTTTCCACGAAGAGTATAGATTGAAGAAAGGGGTAACGCTTTTGCCTTATGCAGCTTGGTTGAGGAATGAGACTTTGTTCTTTGAGATTACCAGAGACCCAGGTAGGAAAGTTCAGGAAAGAGGCAGAGGAATGGGAAGGATTCAACCTGTGCAATCCTCGGCCAGTTATGCTGCTGACGTTGACAAGATTCAAGGAATTGATTTCGCTAATTGGTTGAAAAGTACGGTTTCGGAAAGAGACTTTGTCGTGATGAAGATGGATGTGGAAGGCACTGAATTCCATTTGATTCCGAGGTTGATAGAGACAGGAGCAATTTGTTTAATTGATGAGATTTTCCTTGAATGCCACTACAACAGATGGCAAAGATGCTGCCCTGGTCAGAGGAGTTCCAAGTTTCAGAAGACTTATGCCCAATGCTTGGACCTGTTTTCTTCTCTGAGAAAAAGTGGAGTTCTTGTGCATCAATGGTGGTGA
- the LOC117916124 gene encoding cation/H(+) antiporter 15-like isoform X2 translates to MGGVILGPSILGHNSVFASKVFPTRGRTVLDTLSVFGFMLFIFLIGVKMDPTMVLKSGRKALAIGVLGFFVPYALAGVAALIINQCFSLDHDVTSILPLIVALQSMTSFPVIACFLTELKILNSEIGRLASSSSIICDVLHWSILSLRFVSKVATEKSVTSSIGSFLSSALLITVIVFGIRPAALWAIRHTPEGKPVKEIYIFFFLVALMGCGLMGEVIGLSALVASFILGLVIPDGPPLGAALVERLDCFVSVLLMPIFFTTCGLNTDVFAIQKLMNAGVILLVVFVSFVGKIIGTILPPLFCRMPFRDALSLALIMNSKGILELAMLSNWKKDKVMNEECFAIMIISVVVVTGVISPLVKSLYDPSKRFIAYKRRTVQHSKRGEELCILACIHSQDNVKTIISLLNATNPTTDSPMNLFVLHLVKLMGRSSSLLVAHRPREKPSLYPTQSEQIFNSFRKFEERSRGAVMVHCFKGVSPYATMHNDVCSLALEKRTCIVIIPFHRQRINGERIEAPYVFRNLNKNVLEKAPCSVAILIDCGNRKKGSSAMAEPSSYQVAVLFFGGADDREAVALAGRMSEHPNVNLTLIRFSSLNEIVGGTDRSKMLDAETLGEFRLNTLHNEQVSYQEEAVTDIASVLAVTRPMENTCDLVMVGRSHGQSQFMSELTKYSEHRELGTVGEVLVTTYSKGSKASVLVVQQQTRIWGLLDPEESLHLRRVNL, encoded by the exons ATG GGTGGTGTGATTCTAGGTCCTTCAATTCTTGGGCACAACTCGGTATTTGCATCAAAAGTGTTTCCAACCAGAGGCAGAACTGTGCTTGACACCTTATCAGTTTTCGGTTTCATGCTCTTTATCTTCCTGATTGGAGTGAAGATGGACCCAACCATGGTCCTAAAATCAGGAAGAAAGGCCTTAGCTATAGGAGTTTTAGGCTTCTTTGTACCTTATGCATTGGCAGGAGTAGCCGCCCTCATCATCAACCAATGCTTCTCTTTGGATCATGATGTTACGAGTATTCTTCCCCTTATAGTGGCATTACAGTCCATGACGTCCTTCCCAGTTATTGCATGCTTTCTTACAGAGCTCAAGATCCTAAATTCAGAGATTGGACGGCTTGCCTCATCTTCTTCAATAATATGTGATGTGCTCCACTGGTCCATTTTGTCACTGAGGTTCGTTTCTAAGGTAGCCACAGAAAAATCGGTAACGTCATCAATAGGGTCCTTTTTATCTAGTGCCCTCCTTATTACTGTCATTGTGTTTGGGATCCGTCCTGCAGCTTTGTGGGCAATTAGACACACCCCAGAAGGGAAGCCTGTAAAAGAgatatatattttcttcttcctcgTTGCATTAATGGGGTGTGGGCTCATGGGTGAAGTAATCGGTCTCAGTGCCCTTGTTGCGTCTTTCATTTTGGGCTTGGTCATACCAGATGGACCACCCTTAGGAGCAGCATTGGTAGAGAGGCTCGATTGCTTTGTTTCTGTGCTTCTTATGCCGATCTTTTTCACTACCTGTGGATTAAATACAGATGTTTTTGCCATACAGAAGTTGATGAATGCGGGTGTGATTCTGTtggttgtttttgtttctttcgtTGGGAAGATCATAGGAACAATATTACCCCCGCTCTTCTGCAGGATGCCATTCCGAGATGCCCTTTCTCTTGCCCTTATCATGAACTCCAAAGGCATTCTCGAACTTGCCATGCTGAGTAATTGGAAGAAAGACAAG GTCATGAACGAAGAATGCTTTGCCATTATGATTATCTCTGTGGTGGTTGTAACAGGAGTTATCTCACCCCTGGTAAAATCCCTGTATGACCCTTCAAAGAGGTTTATTGCTTACAAAAGGAGGACTGTCCAACACAGCAAACGCGGTGAAGAACTCTGCATACTGGCTTGTATCCACAGCCAAGACAATGTCAAAACCATCATCAGCCTCCTTAATGCTACCAATCCCACCACAGATAGCCCCATGAATCTATTCGTTCTCCACCTTGTTAAGCTGATGGGCCGTTCCTCCTCTTTACTTGTTGCCCACCGACCGCGTGAAAAGCCCTCTTTGTACCCTACACAATCTGAACAAATCTTCAATTCCTTCCGGAAGTTTGAAGAAAGAAGTAGGGGTGCTGTCATGGTGCATTGCTTTAAAGGCGTTTCACCTTATGCAACAATGCACAATGATGTGTGCTCCCTTGCTCTAGAAAAGAGAACATGCATTGTAATCATCCCTTTCCACAGGCAACGGATCAATGGGGAAAGGATAGAAGCACCCTATGTTTTTAGGAACCTGAACAAGAATGTGCTTGAGAAAGCTCCTTGCTCTGTTGCTATCCTCATTGACTGTGGGAACCGGAAAAAGGGTAGCTCTGCAATGGCAGAACCTTCATCTTATCAGGTGGCTGTGCTCTTCTTTGGGGGTGCAGATGATCGAGAAGCAGTAGCATTGGCAGGACGAATGTCGGAGCACCCTAATGTAAATCTCACTCTTATCCGATTCTCTTCCTTGAACGAAATAGTAGGGGGTACAGACAGGAGCAAGATGCTTGATGCTGAAACCTTAGGTGAATTCAGGCTCAACACCCTGCACAATGAGCAAGTTTCCTACCAAGAAGAGGCGGTGACAGACATAGCGAGTGTGCTTGCTGTAACTAGACCAATGGAGAATACTTGCGACCTTGTTATGGTTGGGAGAAGCCATGGCCAGTCACAATTTATGTCTGAGCTCACAAAATACAGTGAACACAGAGAGTTGGGGACCGTAGGAGAAGTACTAGTTACCACATATTCCAAAGGCAGCAAGGCTTCAGTTTTGGTGGTGCAACAACAGACCAGAATATGGGGATTGCTTGACCCAGAGGAGTCATTACACCTGAGAAGAGTAAACTTATAG
- the LOC117916124 gene encoding cation/H(+) antiporter 15-like isoform X3 — MDTALPQDPAQQKAGDDLQMALGFPYACHFVNHVNSRGIWFGDNPLLFSLPLLMMQLSFITIITRSIHLLLKPFGQPSIVSQILGGVILGPSILGHNSVFASKVFPTRGRTVLDTLSVFGFMLFIFLIGVKMDPTMVLKSGRKALAIGVLGFFVPYALAGVAALIINQCFSLDHDVTSILPLIVALQSMTSFPVIACFLTELKILNSEIGRLASSSSIICDVLHWSILSLRFVSKKLMNAGVILLVVFVSFVGKIIGTILPPLFCRMPFRDALSLALIMNSKGILELAMLSNWKKDKVMNEECFAIMIISVVVVTGVISPLVKSLYDPSKRFIAYKRRTVQHSKRGEELCILACIHSQDNVKTIISLLNATNPTTDSPMNLFVLHLVKLMGRSSSLLVAHRPREKPSLYPTQSEQIFNSFRKFEERSRGAVMVHCFKGVSPYATMHNDVCSLALEKRTCIVIIPFHRQRINGERIEAPYVFRNLNKNVLEKAPCSVAILIDCGNRKKGSSAMAEPSSYQVAVLFFGGADDREAVALAGRMSEHPNVNLTLIRFSSLNEIVGGTDRSKMLDAETLGEFRLNTLHNEQVSYQEEAVTDIASVLAVTRPMENTCDLVMVGRSHGQSQFMSELTKYSEHRELGTVGEVLVTTYSKGSKASVLVVQQQTRIWGLLDPEESLHLRRVNL; from the exons ATGGACACTGCGCTTCCTCAGGACCCAGCTCAACAGAAGGCTGGAGATGATCTGCAGATGGCACTGGGTTTCCCCTATGCCTGCCACTTTGTAAACCATGTCAACTCAAGGGGGATATGGTTTGGAGATAACCCTCTCCTCTTCTCACTTCCTCTTCTGATGATGCAGCTCTCCTTCATCACCATTATCACACGCTCCATTCATCTCCTTCTCAAGCCCTTCGGCCAACCCTCCATTGTTTCCCAGATTCTG GGTGGTGTGATTCTAGGTCCTTCAATTCTTGGGCACAACTCGGTATTTGCATCAAAAGTGTTTCCAACCAGAGGCAGAACTGTGCTTGACACCTTATCAGTTTTCGGTTTCATGCTCTTTATCTTCCTGATTGGAGTGAAGATGGACCCAACCATGGTCCTAAAATCAGGAAGAAAGGCCTTAGCTATAGGAGTTTTAGGCTTCTTTGTACCTTATGCATTGGCAGGAGTAGCCGCCCTCATCATCAACCAATGCTTCTCTTTGGATCATGATGTTACGAGTATTCTTCCCCTTATAGTGGCATTACAGTCCATGACGTCCTTCCCAGTTATTGCATGCTTTCTTACAGAGCTCAAGATCCTAAATTCAGAGATTGGACGGCTTGCCTCATCTTCTTCAATAATATGTGATGTGCTCCACTGGTCCATTTTGTCACTGAGGTTCGTTTCTAAG AAGTTGATGAATGCGGGTGTGATTCTGTtggttgtttttgtttctttcgtTGGGAAGATCATAGGAACAATATTACCCCCGCTCTTCTGCAGGATGCCATTCCGAGATGCCCTTTCTCTTGCCCTTATCATGAACTCCAAAGGCATTCTCGAACTTGCCATGCTGAGTAATTGGAAGAAAGACAAG GTCATGAACGAAGAATGCTTTGCCATTATGATTATCTCTGTGGTGGTTGTAACAGGAGTTATCTCACCCCTGGTAAAATCCCTGTATGACCCTTCAAAGAGGTTTATTGCTTACAAAAGGAGGACTGTCCAACACAGCAAACGCGGTGAAGAACTCTGCATACTGGCTTGTATCCACAGCCAAGACAATGTCAAAACCATCATCAGCCTCCTTAATGCTACCAATCCCACCACAGATAGCCCCATGAATCTATTCGTTCTCCACCTTGTTAAGCTGATGGGCCGTTCCTCCTCTTTACTTGTTGCCCACCGACCGCGTGAAAAGCCCTCTTTGTACCCTACACAATCTGAACAAATCTTCAATTCCTTCCGGAAGTTTGAAGAAAGAAGTAGGGGTGCTGTCATGGTGCATTGCTTTAAAGGCGTTTCACCTTATGCAACAATGCACAATGATGTGTGCTCCCTTGCTCTAGAAAAGAGAACATGCATTGTAATCATCCCTTTCCACAGGCAACGGATCAATGGGGAAAGGATAGAAGCACCCTATGTTTTTAGGAACCTGAACAAGAATGTGCTTGAGAAAGCTCCTTGCTCTGTTGCTATCCTCATTGACTGTGGGAACCGGAAAAAGGGTAGCTCTGCAATGGCAGAACCTTCATCTTATCAGGTGGCTGTGCTCTTCTTTGGGGGTGCAGATGATCGAGAAGCAGTAGCATTGGCAGGACGAATGTCGGAGCACCCTAATGTAAATCTCACTCTTATCCGATTCTCTTCCTTGAACGAAATAGTAGGGGGTACAGACAGGAGCAAGATGCTTGATGCTGAAACCTTAGGTGAATTCAGGCTCAACACCCTGCACAATGAGCAAGTTTCCTACCAAGAAGAGGCGGTGACAGACATAGCGAGTGTGCTTGCTGTAACTAGACCAATGGAGAATACTTGCGACCTTGTTATGGTTGGGAGAAGCCATGGCCAGTCACAATTTATGTCTGAGCTCACAAAATACAGTGAACACAGAGAGTTGGGGACCGTAGGAGAAGTACTAGTTACCACATATTCCAAAGGCAGCAAGGCTTCAGTTTTGGTGGTGCAACAACAGACCAGAATATGGGGATTGCTTGACCCAGAGGAGTCATTACACCTGAGAAGAGTAAACTTATAG
- the LOC117916124 gene encoding cation/H(+) antiporter 15-like isoform X1, translating into MDTALPQDPAQQKAGDDLQMALGFPYACHFVNHVNSRGIWFGDNPLLFSLPLLMMQLSFITIITRSIHLLLKPFGQPSIVSQILGGVILGPSILGHNSVFASKVFPTRGRTVLDTLSVFGFMLFIFLIGVKMDPTMVLKSGRKALAIGVLGFFVPYALAGVAALIINQCFSLDHDVTSILPLIVALQSMTSFPVIACFLTELKILNSEIGRLASSSSIICDVLHWSILSLRFVSKVATEKSVTSSIGSFLSSALLITVIVFGIRPAALWAIRHTPEGKPVKEIYIFFFLVALMGCGLMGEVIGLSALVASFILGLVIPDGPPLGAALVERLDCFVSVLLMPIFFTTCGLNTDVFAIQKLMNAGVILLVVFVSFVGKIIGTILPPLFCRMPFRDALSLALIMNSKGILELAMLSNWKKDKVMNEECFAIMIISVVVVTGVISPLVKSLYDPSKRFIAYKRRTVQHSKRGEELCILACIHSQDNVKTIISLLNATNPTTDSPMNLFVLHLVKLMGRSSSLLVAHRPREKPSLYPTQSEQIFNSFRKFEERSRGAVMVHCFKGVSPYATMHNDVCSLALEKRTCIVIIPFHRQRINGERIEAPYVFRNLNKNVLEKAPCSVAILIDCGNRKKGSSAMAEPSSYQVAVLFFGGADDREAVALAGRMSEHPNVNLTLIRFSSLNEIVGGTDRSKMLDAETLGEFRLNTLHNEQVSYQEEAVTDIASVLAVTRPMENTCDLVMVGRSHGQSQFMSELTKYSEHRELGTVGEVLVTTYSKGSKASVLVVQQQTRIWGLLDPEESLHLRRVNL; encoded by the exons ATGGACACTGCGCTTCCTCAGGACCCAGCTCAACAGAAGGCTGGAGATGATCTGCAGATGGCACTGGGTTTCCCCTATGCCTGCCACTTTGTAAACCATGTCAACTCAAGGGGGATATGGTTTGGAGATAACCCTCTCCTCTTCTCACTTCCTCTTCTGATGATGCAGCTCTCCTTCATCACCATTATCACACGCTCCATTCATCTCCTTCTCAAGCCCTTCGGCCAACCCTCCATTGTTTCCCAGATTCTG GGTGGTGTGATTCTAGGTCCTTCAATTCTTGGGCACAACTCGGTATTTGCATCAAAAGTGTTTCCAACCAGAGGCAGAACTGTGCTTGACACCTTATCAGTTTTCGGTTTCATGCTCTTTATCTTCCTGATTGGAGTGAAGATGGACCCAACCATGGTCCTAAAATCAGGAAGAAAGGCCTTAGCTATAGGAGTTTTAGGCTTCTTTGTACCTTATGCATTGGCAGGAGTAGCCGCCCTCATCATCAACCAATGCTTCTCTTTGGATCATGATGTTACGAGTATTCTTCCCCTTATAGTGGCATTACAGTCCATGACGTCCTTCCCAGTTATTGCATGCTTTCTTACAGAGCTCAAGATCCTAAATTCAGAGATTGGACGGCTTGCCTCATCTTCTTCAATAATATGTGATGTGCTCCACTGGTCCATTTTGTCACTGAGGTTCGTTTCTAAGGTAGCCACAGAAAAATCGGTAACGTCATCAATAGGGTCCTTTTTATCTAGTGCCCTCCTTATTACTGTCATTGTGTTTGGGATCCGTCCTGCAGCTTTGTGGGCAATTAGACACACCCCAGAAGGGAAGCCTGTAAAAGAgatatatattttcttcttcctcgTTGCATTAATGGGGTGTGGGCTCATGGGTGAAGTAATCGGTCTCAGTGCCCTTGTTGCGTCTTTCATTTTGGGCTTGGTCATACCAGATGGACCACCCTTAGGAGCAGCATTGGTAGAGAGGCTCGATTGCTTTGTTTCTGTGCTTCTTATGCCGATCTTTTTCACTACCTGTGGATTAAATACAGATGTTTTTGCCATACAGAAGTTGATGAATGCGGGTGTGATTCTGTtggttgtttttgtttctttcgtTGGGAAGATCATAGGAACAATATTACCCCCGCTCTTCTGCAGGATGCCATTCCGAGATGCCCTTTCTCTTGCCCTTATCATGAACTCCAAAGGCATTCTCGAACTTGCCATGCTGAGTAATTGGAAGAAAGACAAG GTCATGAACGAAGAATGCTTTGCCATTATGATTATCTCTGTGGTGGTTGTAACAGGAGTTATCTCACCCCTGGTAAAATCCCTGTATGACCCTTCAAAGAGGTTTATTGCTTACAAAAGGAGGACTGTCCAACACAGCAAACGCGGTGAAGAACTCTGCATACTGGCTTGTATCCACAGCCAAGACAATGTCAAAACCATCATCAGCCTCCTTAATGCTACCAATCCCACCACAGATAGCCCCATGAATCTATTCGTTCTCCACCTTGTTAAGCTGATGGGCCGTTCCTCCTCTTTACTTGTTGCCCACCGACCGCGTGAAAAGCCCTCTTTGTACCCTACACAATCTGAACAAATCTTCAATTCCTTCCGGAAGTTTGAAGAAAGAAGTAGGGGTGCTGTCATGGTGCATTGCTTTAAAGGCGTTTCACCTTATGCAACAATGCACAATGATGTGTGCTCCCTTGCTCTAGAAAAGAGAACATGCATTGTAATCATCCCTTTCCACAGGCAACGGATCAATGGGGAAAGGATAGAAGCACCCTATGTTTTTAGGAACCTGAACAAGAATGTGCTTGAGAAAGCTCCTTGCTCTGTTGCTATCCTCATTGACTGTGGGAACCGGAAAAAGGGTAGCTCTGCAATGGCAGAACCTTCATCTTATCAGGTGGCTGTGCTCTTCTTTGGGGGTGCAGATGATCGAGAAGCAGTAGCATTGGCAGGACGAATGTCGGAGCACCCTAATGTAAATCTCACTCTTATCCGATTCTCTTCCTTGAACGAAATAGTAGGGGGTACAGACAGGAGCAAGATGCTTGATGCTGAAACCTTAGGTGAATTCAGGCTCAACACCCTGCACAATGAGCAAGTTTCCTACCAAGAAGAGGCGGTGACAGACATAGCGAGTGTGCTTGCTGTAACTAGACCAATGGAGAATACTTGCGACCTTGTTATGGTTGGGAGAAGCCATGGCCAGTCACAATTTATGTCTGAGCTCACAAAATACAGTGAACACAGAGAGTTGGGGACCGTAGGAGAAGTACTAGTTACCACATATTCCAAAGGCAGCAAGGCTTCAGTTTTGGTGGTGCAACAACAGACCAGAATATGGGGATTGCTTGACCCAGAGGAGTCATTACACCTGAGAAGAGTAAACTTATAG